One Glycine max cultivar Williams 82 chromosome 8, Glycine_max_v4.0, whole genome shotgun sequence genomic window, GTCGAGATTCTTGACCAAGGGGTCAGGATTGCTGCAAGGTTTCACTCTAATTGCCCCCAAACGGGCCGCAAGTACTACCACCCTCCATCCCTCTCCGACAACCACGGCCACCACTACCACGCTGGTGCCACCACCACCAGCGCCGGCGGAGTCAAAGAGGCCGTGGCGGCTAGGAGCATTGACATAATTCTTTATTCTGTTTGACAgaaccatattttttttgtattttttgttcgATTCGATCATTGCGAGGCCATTCATACATGTAATTTTGAGCTCAAGTTGAtaccaattttaaattttacaaacacTTTTCTATGTTATATGGATTGCTTATttatacatgttgattttaattCCGTATCAAAAACATTAGTCGAACGTTCCTACCAGATCTCTATAGATATGTAGATTTTACGCGtatgaaaaaaatcaatgagAACTTTGTTGACTAGATGTCTTCAAGGCATACAAACCCTAATGTGGGAGGTATTGGTTAGGAAAAAGATTTCCCATAAActcatcaagttttttttttttttttttgggtttccTAGAGGGCTCCTCTTTCAGAAACACAACACACAATTGAACACTAAATGAGAACACCTTCCCCAGCAAAAATTCAAACCTTAGTAAGTCCCTTTCGCTAGACTCAATCCCATTACCAAACTCATCAAGATTTGAACCCTAGTAAAAGAtttcttattaaaattgaaacattTTCGTACAGAATTGAATGATAAGCCCAGGTTGTAAAGGGTCAACGttagattataattatatatataaaaaaaacattgttgcaATGGTTAAAATCTGCTGAAAATTCAGACAACTTCCTTGTTGATAATGATAGGACTATGGTCGTCTGcaaaaatagtcataactttctTTGTTTGACCTGAAAAGAACTGCGGCTCTTACAACTCCATGTCTCCATCCAACATAATAAAAGTAGTACCATGTTCTCCACAAGGaaacagagaaaaaagagagagagagagagagagaagaaacaaaCGATGCAGAGAAGACTATACCGAACCAACTTCAAAATGGAGGAAACATCAGcagggcaaaaaaaaaaaaaactttaaagttGTGCCTGAAACTGTAGTCATGGACTGATTTTCAAAACCTTGGGTAGGAGCATATATGAAAAAGATACACATTACTTGATTCAAACATGCGAGAAGATGATTCACTAACCAGAAATGTTCTCTAGCAAATGAAACAGAAGGACACATTTATGAGTTATTCTCATACATATTTACTGTTGTTTCCGTGGAAATGGACAATTTCAAAATGCCAATGTAAAGTAAACACTTTTTGTTGCTAAAACAGATACACttctattcaaatattaaatacatattaGCCACCATTTTGTCATTTGATAATGGATTGCAGATTCAGAAGTCTAGAGCAAAATGGAGAAAACTAGGGAGAAGAATATGTTGTcatcagaaaaaaaaaccataagcACCAACATGGTTTGTGGTCCCCAAATTGCCCAAGGCTTCTTGTAAAGAATATTCAGAAACAGACTTTGAAGATCTATGCTTCCAGATAATGACCCTTGTATGCTACTAATAATTCCTCTGCATTTTCTCTGAAATGTGGTATATACTTGTCCAAGAACACCTCCTCAGACAAGCATAACAAATGAATGTAACTCGGGACCTTCTTGCAAAGTTTTTTTTCTATCAAGAGCTGGAAGACTCTATATCGAGGAAGCACGCGATCCTCCATGCTATACATTAAAACCCTTGGCTGATGAACCAGGACTGATTTGGGCAGCATAACTGTATGCAAGAAGAATTCCAGTCCAACCTTCACCTTCTTCTCTGATGTTCTAAGCAAAGTTGGGGATCTTCTGAACATTTGCAGGCCCTCCTCATTggaaaaaccaaaacaaataaTTAGCTTCAGTTTTCTCCTAAATGTTTTATAGCTCAAACTACTTATTGAATGGATTGCATGGACAAGCATTCTTGAATTTTCATTGAAACCCATGTCTACAGCGCGCGAAACATAGTCTCCTATAATAGACTGCCGTGTGATGAAAATACCTGGCTGTAGTTTGAGTAGCATTGCAAGATGAGACCCAACAATGCCACAACTTTCCAAGAAGACAACATTGTCcataaattttttgtaatttgggAGTATCCGGCCACATCTGAGCAAAACATGAACAAAATCTTTCTCACTGCAGAGAATTTTCCCAATAGCTTCCACAGAGGGGACCAATGTTTTCTTCAAACTGAAAGTCAAAATGGAGGAATTCTTGGAAATGAACTTGCACAACTCCGAGCGCTCGAGACCCAACAGCTGAAAGAGCTCAATTTTGGGTCTCAAGATTTTGTCAACATCAGTGAACAGTATCTGGGGTTTGTGACGAATCAAAAAGAGAATCTGGGCTTCAGAAAACccaaattgtttgaaaaaactGAGCACAGACAAGGGGTTTTGGGGGAATCTGCTGCTTGAAACACGTTTTGAGATGTAGAAGGATTGAGTTCTCGAGAAATCGAACTTGGCATTTAGATAATCAATAATGGAAGTGCTTTCCTTTGAGTGTTGGCATGtggagaaagaagagagaaaggaTCTGACAGAgtgagaagagaaagagaagtgattggaaagggaaaataaaagagcagggtgtgacttgagggattgCATTAACAAACAAGACATCAAACACTAAAGAAGGGGTTCTTACTTCTTAGGTTGTCTATTTCGGATTTGCAGCTACTAAAGTTGTCTACTTTGGTTTTGCAGCTACCATTGTTGAGAATCAGAGACTCACTCACTTCGCTGCTGGTGGCGTCGTTCGGTCGATGGTTGCGGAGTTGGGGGATTGGGTTTCAACCCTACGCGCCACGGTTGGGCCTGGCCCCAAGGGTACCAACTATCTATTCAAAAAGGCCCAAcctaataaaattgattaatattaCTACTATAAAATTGTGACTAGATTATTTCctacagcaaaaaaaaaataaaaatattatcgttattttagagaagaagaaaatatcaCTGTTGATGATTGTCAGTGCACCTCCAACCTATTAACATTCAGAAAAATGcttttaataaacttttttttttttactgttgagAGCATTATTTAAAATGCtttaagataaaaaacaaacacattttatattttataatgactaaaataaataaaaaatatagataagaaaatgaaaaaaagttaaattgcaggaaaaaaatatatctgcgtcttttttttataactaaattgGATGAAATTTATAGAGCTGGTTAAAAAGGGAcatgaatttcaattaatagAAGGAAAAAACGTTACTAAAAAGTATGTTAATACCAAGAGGATCTAATTTGATTGGTTAAGTAGAATATTTGTTAAGCAagatatatgaattattataaatctttgtaaatatttttgatTCTTATGAATAATGTTAATGTTGTCAACATATTAATTGAGGTTAAGTATAAtggaatttataattttattaaatgtttgatcttcttaaaaaaaattgtcaccaTGACATTGACTAAAAATGTTCACCAGATCTCCCTAAAAAACCTCACTAATCATTGTTAGTggagtttttatttataaatgattttCAGCACACACTCAcgtgtaataaaaaaatgaattttaattataaatatattgcaTATTTAgtgattaatataaattaaattttaatgtgcTAACAATGGTATCCTTATTCATTAGCATAATAGATAGTACTTTGAAAAACTAGAATAATTACAATATACTGAGCGCGCATGTTCGATTTCTTGCAATGCACTTTGCTCCTTTTCTACTCCTTATATcttattctctttctttttataagGTCTACTACTTTCCGTGACAGAAATAAAATACACAATCTACTTGACTTAAAATCAAAGACTTGAAAAATGATATGTCAATGTAACATCACAAAATTCGTCAAGATTCCTCCGTACTGAATTTTAACATATCAACGTTCTAAAAATTTGAGACCAccaattaaataagaataaaacaaaTCCTCCACTAATTGTTCTACATGCTTATGGTTATGTGAACTTTTTTCAGAGTCAATTTATTCTCCCGCCTTTTACACCTATTTCTGAAAGCGAATTCCTCCTTCATGCACACATGCATGATTGAGTCTACTCTATATACAGGTATTAATGAGATCCTTAAAGCAGAATCCCTCAATCCCATTTCTCTCATTAGGGCTTCTACTATTAAAGGATTTAACAAGAATGAATCCCAATGTAAAAGGCAGAAACTGCAAGTTATTATGAGACTTAATCTAAGACAGAGACAATATGCCCCGACCCTTGGGACCAAAATTTCAAGAACTAAGACCGGACTAAAATATAGGTCCAGGCCAAAATAATGATAGGTTACTAAGTATAGTAAAAATGTATGATTGCAAGGATGAAATAATAACTGAAGATGGTCAACATATAAAACCAAACTCCTAGGAGGCTACCAAAATGAACAGAAGACACATGATCAAAATATGCACCTAAAGACAaactaaaaacagaaaaatactgCAAATAGCATGTCAATAACAAGAATCCATCAGAGTGGAGAGCTGAGTGGAAGCATTATCAGAACCTAGTAATTTTCTACCTTCACCGAGGACCGACTGACGTGCAGCATACCAATTGTATCCAGTATGGTCTGCTCTTgactttccttttttctctcttgatgTCTGCAGGATATCTTGCTGGAGAGTTCCATTCTTTTGCAGCCTCTCCTTTAACCACTTGAGCCACAGGGGATTCAGGACCCAGAATGGAGTTAACAGTTGTCAATCCAGAACCATTCTTCTCCAGAACTTTACCACTCTTCTGATTCACAGAGTTTTCCATTTTTGGAGATCTTGGCTTGCTACTATGGGCAGCCTCACCTAAGAGGCTCTTCAGAGGAGTGTGCTCCTTACTGGTGCTCCAGTTTGTCACCTTGGCAATtatttcttcattcttcttcctccCTTGAGACTCGTTGACAACCTGCGTGAGAGTGGGAAACCAAGCAGCCTGTGAAGTGGAATCTGTATGTTGTGTGTTCTGCCCCTTCTGGACTTCAGAAGCAGAAGCTTTGGGGCTAACCTGACTAGGATCAACCAAGGTCATGAAAGATGGTGGTTCAAACATTTCAGAGTTTCCAGACTGCTGTCTGTCAGGTGTAGCTTTTGAGTTGTTCAAGCTTGATTTCCCTGTTGATGCCAGCAAGCCAGTTGATGGCAAAGTTTCAGCATCAGTAACAGCTGGGGCATCGGATTGCATTGAGAGAACTGTTTAATGGATCAtgaaggaaaaattaaaaatcaattcgtTTGCTCCAAAAAATCATTAAAGTATTTTAGTTTTGTTGCTTTATACAAATAATGCGAGGCaaggacaaaacaaaagagatggATCCTCTTCCGGGTTTCCTCTTCACCTTTCCACGAGGAAAAACAATCCTAGAaagaatgagggagaaaaaaCTATATGGATCACACCAAAGCAACAGGCAAATATAAATTTGGTGAAAATCATAGAGAGACAAGATCTAGGCTTGCATCTTTGTAagcatgaaaaaattattaccaATGAAATTCATTAGGAAATTTTAGCACCAGGCAAGATTCAGGGATGCACAATTGCACACAGGTATAGCCAGTATGTAATATCACTAATATGTATGTGTCTTTAGTGTGTATAAGTTAATGCAAAAATATCTCACCCATTCTAATCAACTAAGAAAAAGGAGTAATATTGCAGTATAGCACCTAGTTCTACAGATACTTCTCTTTATCAAGCACTGCATCACATTACCTGGTTTCATTGACTAACCCTAGCATATTAAAATGGCCTAACTAGAGAATATATCTAAACAGTACAAATGTTTTctattaaaaacaacaaatgtATATATACCTGAAACAGAACCCCAGTTCCCTTCCAAACTGTCACACCGGCTACCTGAGTCAACTGA contains:
- the LOC102661687 gene encoding uncharacterized protein, which codes for MSCLLMQSLKSHPALLFSLSNHFSFSSHSVRSFLSSFSTCQHSKESTSIIDYLNAKFDFSRTQSFYISKRVSSSRFPQNPLSVLSFFKQFGFSEAQILFLIRHKPQILFTDVDKILRPKIELFQLLGLERSELCKFISKNSSILTFSLKKTLVPSVEAIGKILCSEKDFVHVLLRCGRILPNYKKFMDNVVFLESCGIVGSHLAMLLKLQPGPANVQKIPNFA